gcataGTATAACGATGCTGCTTTTTCCTTTTCTTGAATAAGGTGCTGGAGAAGAGAGAAAGACACGTGCTGTACCCCTGGACGCAGTGGAACACGTCGACGGGCACTCATCACCGACCGTCGCTCAACAAAGCCGTAGCGTCACCAGTGGCGTCCGACCGGTCAAtgtcgtcgtcttcgtcgtctGTCTACGCGCACGCAGCACACGGCAGATCgcccaacaacaacaacagcagcagcagcagcaataacaacaacaactcGTTTGGTCACTGGGGCGGCGGCAGTGGAGCGCTAGCGGCATCGGCGGCGGCAGACTGCACGTTGTCGTCTTCGTCGGCCAGTGACTTGAGCTTTTCGTATTGGGCGGGCGTAGATGCCACGTCTTCGCCGCAACAGCACTACCATCatcatcaacaacaacaacagcaacagcagcaacaacaacaacaacaacaacaacaacaacaacaacaacaacaacaacaacaacaacagcagtcGGTCGGCTGGACACAGGTGACCGTCCAATCATCACCGTCAGATTGCGGCCGGTCAGTGTCGTCGGCCGAATTCGTGCAGTACAACGCCACCGCTGACGGCCGCTCGTCATCGCCGACGTCTGTCCGCTGGCCGTCTCGTCTTTTCTACTGCGTCAATGCCGACAGCAACACGATCAACAAGCTGGTGGAACACTACTGCACTTTCTGTTACAAGAACCACGAACCGCCCGAAGTGTACGGCGGCCACCTGGTCCGGGATGACACGCGCACCACTTGCCCTAAGCTCAGAGCGCTCCGGTGCAAGCACTGCAGCGGCACCGGCGACAACGCGCACACCATCAAGTACTGTCCATTCTTGTACTCTAACTACAGTTGATGGACGGCAGGCGATCGCGTAGGGTAGACGCGCGATCGAACGATTTCATTGTGGGTTTGTGggtgatgggggggggggggtatcgGGTGGGAAGTTATCGATTTTCAGCGTCGAtcttaattattttcgtttcgAGAATTTACTATTCTCTTACCATTATGTATGTGTTATtaccataatcataataataataataataatgttaatgattattattattatttttttatttctttatcgtTTACACTCACTCGTGACTCGTgagttaataacaatatcgaCAC
This portion of the Acyrthosiphon pisum isolate AL4f chromosome A1, pea_aphid_22Mar2018_4r6ur, whole genome shotgun sequence genome encodes:
- the LOC103310349 gene encoding protein nanos-like, translated to MCPHNKVSRCINQNNQRSLTWNISLTDDQDKVSENFLRMYNEPTTVAEKFGSAILTVPENIRKQADELFKPSEINPNEIFDWVNTKVSWILPSCYQQYLKSIPANQSVGWTQVTVQSSPSDCGRSVSSAEFVQYNATADGRSSSPTSVRWPSRLFYCVNADSNTINKLVEHYCTFCYKNHEPPEVYGGHLVRDDTRTTCPKLRALRCKHCSGTGDNAHTIKYCPFLYSNYS